One genomic region from Nostoc sp. UHCC 0926 encodes:
- a CDS encoding AAA family ATPase yields MKVQSLQLKYFKKFRSSTFDFTDSETGLARDIIVLIGMNGAGKTSLLQAIASTLGTATGRLKEPSDLEWAGFNYELLGSNWGRFEPEVNVQVQFSSGELQAVRDFQQKLREMGRDLQPPAEKHIVTLKWRNGRVQADSAAELFQFKGREYAKQLQRAEGFQVFDRVGTILWYTEQRTSTSLTTEDPNRKLEITEDILRDRLSKWRQFHQDVGTPKIPNLRQGQKDLYAEIERGYKAVFPERSFEGPILRENVDDILSEPWFYLYDGKNQYEISEMSGGERAIFPMLVDFASWNIHNSVILIDEIELHLHPPMQQALLRALPKLGTNNQFIITTHSDYVEQLVPEAYIIRLEV; encoded by the coding sequence ATGAAAGTTCAATCCCTACAGCTAAAATATTTTAAGAAATTCCGGTCTTCTACATTTGATTTCACAGATTCAGAAACTGGGTTGGCGCGAGATATTATTGTTCTCATCGGCATGAACGGTGCTGGAAAAACAAGTCTTTTACAAGCGATCGCTTCAACTCTCGGCACAGCAACCGGACGATTAAAGGAACCCTCCGATTTAGAATGGGCAGGATTTAACTATGAACTGCTTGGGAGTAACTGGGGAAGATTTGAGCCAGAGGTAAATGTACAAGTGCAGTTCTCATCTGGTGAACTCCAAGCTGTGCGAGATTTTCAACAGAAATTACGAGAAATGGGTCGTGATTTGCAGCCTCCTGCTGAAAAGCATATTGTTACCCTTAAATGGCGAAATGGGCGTGTTCAAGCAGATAGTGCTGCTGAATTATTTCAATTTAAAGGGCGAGAATACGCTAAACAGCTACAACGTGCTGAAGGATTTCAAGTATTTGACCGAGTGGGTACAATTCTTTGGTACACAGAACAGAGAACTTCAACTAGCCTGACTACCGAAGATCCAAATCGCAAACTAGAAATCACAGAAGACATTTTGCGCGATCGCCTTTCTAAGTGGCGACAATTCCATCAAGATGTAGGAACACCTAAAATTCCCAATCTACGCCAAGGACAAAAGGATTTATACGCCGAAATTGAACGCGGTTACAAAGCAGTCTTTCCAGAACGCAGTTTTGAAGGCCCAATTCTGCGAGAGAATGTGGACGATATCTTGAGCGAACCCTGGTTTTATTTGTATGACGGCAAAAACCAGTATGAAATCTCTGAAATGTCCGGCGGTGAACGGGCTATTTTCCCAATGCTAGTGGACTTTGCTAGTTGGAATATTCACAACTCTGTCATTCTTATTGATGAAATTGAATTGCACCTACATCCACCAATGCAACAGGCATTGCTTAGAGCTTTGCCCAAGTTAGGCACAAATAATCAGTTTATCATTACAACCCACTCTGATTATGTGGAGCAATTAGTGCCTGAAGCATATATTATCCGGCTAGAGGTGTAA